A window of Methanolobus sediminis contains these coding sequences:
- a CDS encoding RAD55 family ATPase, with translation MRSPSYITKLDDLLYGGLIKPSSILIAGSCGTGKTNLCMQSLFNAAREGEKCAYVSLLSESKDKILRAISSFSFYDEKLIGNKLKVFSINSDVVAKGDFAIFEYINENILKDKPSRVVIDTMNILEDIESTFDERPFHKSELRAFVQNLLQEFDDNNILLMATGEIPATDINSSQWSYIFDTVIVLDKANGDDNSYRFLEIIKERGSDFIAGKHKFSITNDGIIF, from the coding sequence ATGAGAAGCCCGTCATATATCACAAAGCTGGATGATCTTCTTTACGGGGGATTAATCAAACCATCATCCATTCTGATCGCGGGTTCTTGTGGAACGGGTAAAACAAATCTCTGTATGCAATCGCTTTTCAATGCTGCCAGAGAAGGAGAAAAATGTGCTTACGTCTCACTACTTTCAGAATCAAAGGATAAGATATTAAGAGCAATATCTTCATTCTCATTTTATGATGAGAAACTTATAGGCAACAAACTGAAAGTTTTTTCGATAAATTCAGATGTTGTGGCTAAAGGTGATTTTGCTATCTTTGAATACATCAATGAGAATATCCTGAAGGACAAACCTTCCAGAGTTGTAATTGATACAATGAATATACTGGAAGACATAGAAAGTACTTTTGACGAACGCCCATTCCACAAATCTGAACTTCGTGCTTTTGTACAGAACCTACTCCAGGAGTTTGACGATAATAACATCCTCCTGATGGCCACAGGTGAAATCCCTGCTACAGATATCAATTCAAGTCAGTGGTCATACATCTTTGACACCGTAATAGTACTTGATAAAGCAAATGGAGATGATAATAGCTACCGGTTCCTTGAGATAATCAAGGAAAGAGGAAGCGATTTCATCGCAGGGAAACATAAATTCAGCATCACAAATGATGGAATTATTTTCTAG
- a CDS encoding GNAT family N-acetyltransferase, translating to MSIDGMKILHVAGNISYGILEAGSSVDQLDIDIGNSSNIGFNYFHNKFGMPYDFLLKSSLSSGHSLFVAVKANNKLLGFARFEQISEEIEKTYRGKTNVVHHSIHLLRSIEIHPAHRHVGIGRLLFSISVNHLKTNVITMPDNSGAASFFKDKLGFTSLNPKSSGLSPRYKGYLMLPYPRARSILKTMAGDYPRMVMPELIGSYEALKFRRNMGKNITSEDISDFITLFESSKELLDSKLEGEMNSFIRGLDLK from the coding sequence ATGTCAATTGATGGTATGAAAATACTACACGTAGCAGGAAACATCAGCTATGGTATACTTGAAGCAGGCTCATCGGTGGATCAGCTTGACATAGATATTGGAAATTCTTCTAATATTGGCTTTAATTATTTCCATAACAAGTTTGGTATGCCATATGATTTCCTGCTCAAAAGCTCTTTAAGTTCCGGTCATTCATTGTTTGTTGCAGTGAAAGCTAACAATAAGTTACTTGGTTTTGCGAGGTTTGAGCAAATATCCGAGGAAATTGAAAAAACCTATCGTGGAAAGACCAATGTAGTTCATCATTCAATTCATTTGCTAAGAAGTATTGAGATACATCCGGCACACAGGCATGTTGGGATAGGTCGCCTGCTTTTTTCAATTTCTGTAAACCACTTGAAGACCAATGTAATAACAATGCCGGATAATTCAGGTGCAGCAAGTTTTTTTAAAGATAAACTTGGTTTTACGTCTCTTAATCCAAAAAGTAGCGGTCTTTCTCCAAGATACAAAGGATACCTGATGCTTCCATACCCGCGTGCGAGAAGCATTCTGAAAACCATGGCGGGGGATTATCCCAGAATGGTAATGCCTGAGCTTATTGGCAGTTACGAAGCACTCAAGTTCAGGCGTAATATGGGAAAGAACATCACTTCAGAGGATATAAGTGATTTTATAACATTATTTGAAAGTTCAAAGGAGCTTCTGGATAGTAAACTGGAAGGCGAGATGAATTCTTTTATCAGGGGATTAGACTTAAAATAA